The proteins below come from a single Benincasa hispida cultivar B227 chromosome 4, ASM972705v1, whole genome shotgun sequence genomic window:
- the LOC120076639 gene encoding 50S ribosomal protein HLP, mitochondrial-like yields MAAAFASKFSRVGRSLLGGLGSNLSGSLTTSNETVCSSSILQQQRTFIQMRTVLKVVDNSGAKKVMCIQALKGKKGARLGDTIVASVKEAHPNGKVKKGKVVYGVVVRAAMQKGRCDGSEVKFDDNAVVLVDKQGQPIGTRVFGPVPHELRKKKHVKILTLAEHIA; encoded by the exons ATGGCTGCTGCTTTTGCTTCAAAGTTCTCCCGCG TCGGTCGTTCATTATTGGGTGGACTTGGAAGCAATTTGTCTGGTTCATTAACCACATCAAATGAGACAGTATGCAGCAGTTCCATCTTGCAG CAACAAAGAACTTTCATACAGATGAGAACTGTGCTAAAAGTAGTGGACAATTCAGGGGCAAAAAAGGTAATGTGCATACAAGCTTTGAAGGGAAAGAAGGGAGCGCGACTAGGAGACACTATTGTCGCATCAGTGAAGGAAGCCCATCCCAATGGAAAGGTGAAGAAAGGAAAGGTAGTGTACGGTGTCGTTGTGCGAGCTGCAATGCAAAAAGGTCGCTGTGATGGGAGTGAGGTCAAGTTTGATGATAATGCTGTAGTACTTGTGGATAAGCAAGGCCAGCCTATTGGGACGAGAGTGTTTGGTCCAGTTCCTCACGAACTCAGGAAGAAAAAGCATGTGAAGATTCTTACTTTGGCAGAGCACATTGCTTGA